The Juglans regia cultivar Chandler chromosome 1, Walnut 2.0, whole genome shotgun sequence nucleotide sequence ggTTAATCACATCAGTACGTACTCATGCATGAATATACAGGTAATTAagattatatgcatatatacacatatatatatatatatatcaagattcGAAAAAACGATTCGATTCAGTTGATTAAAATTGAATCGGTAAGAAATCGAACcgattttagtaatattttgaATCATTCATTGAACCACGCCTTTAATTAACGATTCAGACGAATTCTAGTTAATTTTGGACCAATTTAAATCGATTCCAACCGATTCAACATTGtagttatttttaagttatcTAACAActgagtttttcttttaatttttggtacaaaaatatgatagagctaaatatatattaactttttcatcaaattttattcaataaaaattgtagaaaaattgaaagataaaacatgcagttctttatatatttttttagttgaacaaaaaattaaagagatgaATGAgaactttatattaaatttatggttGTGCATGAAATACTACATTTTCCATGTGTTTATAACTTAATAGTCTTTATATTTTTCGTATATGAGGCAAAAAAATGTAGATTGTTGaggataaatacataaattatatatttattgaaactatttagatccatacaatatttttattgaaactagtcaataatttataatttatattcttttataaatgaTATACAATGCTTGAATTGCatcaaatatgatttttaattttatcaatattgaaATATccgatttaaaattttcatgaatcGCCCAATTCAATGCAAGTCCTTACCCGATTGATCTGATTTTTCGAGccttgatataaatatatatatatatttcttaattaatcTCATTCATGTGATATGTCCAACCATGACCTTTTAGGCAATACATgagttgctatatatatatatatatatatatatatatcaatatatatttgtttgaagGAGAAAGTCGAAACGTGTTTGCTGGCCTTCTCATAAAAAGAGGAGAAATTGGTAGGCCAAGGTAGGCGCCTGATGATCAGTAGTAAAGTATTGGCATAGGCATAGGCATAAGATCAGCAGCAAATTAAACAGGTTGTCCTGCTCTTCACCACCTCGATCCCACAcaacattaatcatatatatatagctatgaTGCCAACATCACGGCCTTCTCGTCACCTATCCCAGCAAGGTTGGGAGAATACAGCTCACACACCTTGCCACGTGTCACCATCACAGATCCCTTCAAAACTCCTAAAAAGACAGTGCAGTCCATCCATGCTTCTATTAATACCCACAAAACCCAAACGTATCCTCCTTCCCTCCTTGACGTCCCCCCCACTATTATTCTCGCAAAGAAACAAAGCACTGAATgcttagagagagaaagagaataagagatagagagacagagagtaGACAGATAGAGATAAGGGTTTTTAGAGAGTGAAAAATCAATGGAAGTTGAGTCAGAGAAGGTGAAGGTGAAGATGAAGATGGGCTTCGAGGAGACTGAGCTGAGGCTCGGGTTGCCAGGAAATACTGAAGGAGAGGTGGTTAGGAAGAGAGGGTTCTCTGAGACTGAGAGTACTACAACTATGGATTTGAATCTTAAACTTTCTTCCAAGGAGGTGGAGATGGATCTGAATGAGAAGTCGAAGACGCTGCAGAAGGAGAACCTTCTCACAGCTGATCCAGCAAAGCATCCTGCTAAGTAAGCTAGctgcatataaaatatatatatatatatatatatatatacatatatacactttctttgtgattttattaattctaaGCTTCTTAGTttgttgttttttccttttattctgGGGAGTATGTTAGTGCAGAGCTATGGGATGATTAGGTTTAGGTAAAAGTGCAGCACTTTACATGAGAGATCAGGAATAGAGAAAGAGATGAACAAGCAAAAGAAAGGCTTAATTATccattcaaaacaaaaactgaaaaagagAGAGGTCTTAGATCGTACTTGTGGAAGGAATTTGGAAAAactaaatatgaaaaacaaaaagataatacatatctatatatgaGGCTCAAAAGTTATCTTGGCCACCGGAAATTCCCAAGGTTCCCCAGCAGCCTAGCCTGTATGAATTTTGTGTTGAAACTGAGAGAAAGTAATCATAATGATTATTGAGTAAATAATACTTTCGGGTGAGAATATtgaactaataaattaatttataccaACTACAAAATCTTGTAAAAAGCTCTTTTGAAAGTTATCTAGTTGTACTTTGAAATCATTATCACCACAAAGCTAGTGGTGTTCTATAGATCCGGATCAGCTCAGACgggaaaaacaaacaaatactaGAAATATCTGACCTCAGTACTTTGTTCATATCATAATAtttgcctttcttttttcttctctattcatatatacatatatatatatatatatgtatatatagactAACCGTTCCCTCATTCCTAATagtcttctcttttttttttttcatttgtcacTCCATTACAGATAATCACGAACTATAAATAGTGTTTTACTTAAAGCTCATGTAAATTCCAGAAAATGAATAGAAATGGTACTACTGATCTAACCAAATGGAAATTTAGGGCACAAGTTGTGGGTTGGCCACCAGTCCGATCATTCCGAAAGAACATGTTAGAGAAGACAAGTGGCAATGCAGCGTTTGTGAAGGTTAGCATGGATGGTGCACCTTATCTTCGTAAGGTAGACTTAAAGATGTACAAAAGTTACAAAGAGCTCTCGGATGCCTTAGGAAAAATGTTCAGTTCCTTCACTATTGGTAAGAATTTCAAATTCCTCTTTACCGTTCTTACATatgtacttaattaattatcaaagtGCCCCAATTATATATTGACATGTTTTCTTCACTAAAGGTAATTGTGGATCCCAAGGAATGAAGGATTTCATGAATGAGAGCAAGTTGATGGATCTTCTCAACAGTTCTGACTGTGTTCCAACGTATGAAGACAAGGACGGTGACTGGATGCTCGTTGGTGATGTCCCGTGGGAGTAAGCTATACATTGATCTTCGATCATCCCTTGCAAACACTCATCAACtaaatcaaacaaatatttcaataatattgtagcttatatattatttttactttctttgTATTCAACCCAGGATGTTTGTTGAGTCATGCAAGCGTCTGCGCATCATGAAGGGAAAGGAGGCGATTGGACTCggttagtactatatatatatatatatatatatatatatacatctttcAACAAATAATAGTACTATTAATCACCTGAAAGAAGTGAATTAAAAACGTCTCATGTTGGGTGATCTTCTTCTAATTAAATTCTTAAAGGCAGCATGCacctaattataaattaattcccAAAATTCCTTCTTTTTTTAGTGTAAATTTGGTTTATCTTTCCAAATGATCTGACTTTTCCATGGAACTTTTTATTGGATCCAGCGCCAAGAGCCATGGAGAAATGCAGGAACAGAAGCTAAATTAGTAAGCTGATCCACAACCTGCTCCTTTGATCTGGTCGCAGTCAGTActgcaaaaaccaaaacatctaTCTATCAATGCATGGTACCTAATAAAAATCAAGCGCGCAGATGGATTGAGCAGGATGTATGGGGTGGTGTTTTCCGTATCGATCATTATTCGGtttgatataattaaataatattagtgtgagatatattattatatattgatcatgagTATTTATATATTGTGGACAGAAACCATATAACATGAGCTTTTATATAAGTTCCAAGACTTGACTTTGTACTTCTTGCTTTGTTATAAGTAGTAGTGTCTGAATGGCTTGCAGCTTGCTtgataattactatatatatatatataataataacaatgtACCTGCTTGAAGTAGTTGTATTGTCTGCTCTTTATTCCTCAAATTGTTCCCTTCCTATTTCTTTATGATAATTCTAATTTGAatcatatgctttttttttttttttttaaaaaaaagggaagaaaaaaattaatgatctgTATGGCTGTTATTTTATGGGTGGAGACCACGTCTTAAATGGAGATGTTTCATGGACAAGCTTAAAGAGGGAACAAGATCATGTGCATGTTGATGGAGCAATATTAATGCATGGCCATTTGTTTTGGTTAGCTAGATTTATTGTTCTGATATGGATCCATGAATGCATGGATATGGGATTGCTAGCTAGCTGTGTTAATGCTCTATATATGGGGCATCGATCCCACAATAATAATGAATATCGAaaaggaaattatatatatagcgaaAGCAGCAAAAAATAAAGTACGAGTGTGCGAGGGGATATGAATGGCCAAATGGGACTGTCACGTAATGAATTTGTACGTTTGACCATGGATTATGGTCCCCTATGTTGATGGCATTTATGCTTGCATCTCTGTGATGGGTCAGGCTCTTTGCTGGCACTTGCAATTTGATAATATTgctttttactatatatatacatgatgcataataaataaaCTATGCGTTTCCAGTATTAATGGAAAGTAGtactcataaatataaaattattacgAAGACACAGAATTCTGGGCATATTGAGTACTAGATTAGCATGCATGGAGTATCAAGATCTGATCCGGATCTTCCATTGCCAATTAGTAACATGATGATGGgcgcacagagagagagagagagatgcatgtaataatattctaagaattatatattatgtgcTGCAGCTTGAAGGAAGTGTCCCGGAAATTACGTACATAGTTTGGTACTGAGTAACTTGTTGTTATCATCGATCGCCTCTGCATGTCCCTCGTGAAGCTGACACCCAAGCAAGAGCTTCGGAGGCCAAGTTGGTTTGGCTGGTTGCTTAACTGTGATCGATCCATGCTTCCTAACCCCTCTTTTTGAAGAACGTGGATTATAGAAACGTCGTACAAAATCAAGGAATATATAATTTTGGTAAACTCTATTTTCTTCGCCTTCATCTATTTAATGAGCAATCAATTAGGCCTAGTCATGACGAGATTGTATTTTGTAGGCAGAAATAaagaattttttagaatatatagttttgatatatatatatatatatgttattatatatgtagacccaatttttttaatttggatacTAGTCATGTTTCCAAGTATGTTTTt carries:
- the LOC108996029 gene encoding auxin-induced protein AUX28-like produces the protein MEVESEKVKVKMKMGFEETELRLGLPGNTEGEVVRKRGFSETESTTTMDLNLKLSSKEVEMDLNEKSKTLQKENLLTADPAKHPAKAQVVGWPPVRSFRKNMLEKTSGNAAFVKVSMDGAPYLRKVDLKMYKSYKELSDALGKMFSSFTIGNCGSQGMKDFMNESKLMDLLNSSDCVPTYEDKDGDWMLVGDVPWEMFVESCKRLRIMKGKEAIGLAPRAMEKCRNRS